A stretch of Natator depressus isolate rNatDep1 chromosome 2, rNatDep2.hap1, whole genome shotgun sequence DNA encodes these proteins:
- the IRX2 gene encoding iroquois-class homeodomain protein IRX-2: protein MSYPQGYLYQPPGSLALYSCPTYGASALAAPRSEELARSSSGSAFSPYPGSAAFTAQAAATGFTSPLQYSTDPATGFPSYMGSPYDAHTTGMTGAISYHPYGSPAYPYQLNDPAYRKNATRDATATLKAWLNEHRKNPYPTKGEKIMLAIITKMTLTQVSTWFANARRRLKKENKMTWAPRNKSEDEDEDEGDGARSKEESSDKVQESNETSAEDEGISLQVDSLTDHSCSAESDGEKLPCRVGDTLCESGSECKDKYEDIEGDEDEDDEAERDLPAKPVTSSPLTGVEAPLLNHPHEDASRNSNKTTLDNRISPSSEIQAIKPKLWSLAEIATSDLKNQNLGQSCQPPALSSVTPSSTSHSSAYSPSSLLGRHIYYTSPFYTNYTNYGNFNALQSQGILRYNSAAMASNEGLSQTVLNTSSVHKQSSDSLKTITNQLEQHYRPSSYESKKDPTDVCTVGVQPYL from the exons ATGTCCTATCCTCAGGGTTACCTCTACCAGCCCCCCGGCTCGCTGGCTCTGTACTCCTGCCCGACGTACGGGGCGTCGGCTCTGGCGGCCCCCAGGAGCGAGGAGCTGGCCAGGTCTTCGTCGGGCTCGGCGTTCAGCCCTTACCCGGGATCGGCAGCTTTCACAGCCCAGGCGGCGGCCACAGGCTTCACCAGCCCGCTCCAGTACTCCACAGACCCCGCCACGGGATTCCCCTCCTACATG GGCTCTCCTTACGATGCTCATACGACTGGGATGACCGGGGCCATCAGTTACCATCCCTATGGCAGTCCTGCTTACCCTTACCAGCTGAATGATCCCGCTTACAGGAAAAACGCCACCCGAGATGCCACAGCCACCCTGAAGGCCTGGCTGAATGAGCACAGGAAGAACCCCTACCCCACCAAGGGCGAGAAGATCATGCTGGCCATCATCACCAAGATGACCCTCACCCAGGTCTCCACCTGGTTCGCCAACGCCAGGAGGAGGCTCAAGAAGGAGAACAAAATGACTTGGGCTCCCCGGAACAAAAGCGAAGATGAAGATGAAGACGAAGGGGATGGAGCGAGAAGTAAGGAGGAAAGTTCAGACAAGGTGCAGGAAAGCAATGAAACTTCAGCAGAGGACGAAG GGATCAGCTTGCAGGTTGACTCGCTCACTGATCACTCCTGCTCCGCGGAGTCGGACGGGGAGAAGTTGCCCTGCCGAGTAGGGGACACGCTCTGCGAGTCCGGATCAGAGTGCAAGGACAAATACGAGGACATCGAGGGCGACGAGGATGAAGATGATGAAGCAGAGAGAGACCTTCCCGCTAAGCCTGTCACTTCCTCCCCCCTCACCGGAGTGGAAGCCCCCCTCCTTAATCACCCCCACGAGGACGCTTCAAGGAACTCCAATAAGACTACTTTGGACAACAGGATTTCCCCCAGTTCCGAGATACAGGCCATTAAGCCCAAGCTCTGGTCTCTAGCTGAAATAGCCACCTCGGACCTTAAAAATCAGAACCTGGGCCAAAGCTGTCAGCCACCGGCTTTATCTTCAGTAACCCCCTCTTCTACTTCTCACAGCTCTGCCTACTCTCCCTCTTCTCTCTTAGGAAGGCACATTTATTACACTTCTCCTTTTTATACCAATTATACAAACTATGGGAACTTTAACGCACTCCAGAGCCAGGGGATCCTGAGATATAACTCCGCAGCAATGGCTTCGAACGAGGGACTAAGTCAGACTGTACTAAATACAAGCTCTGTTCACAAACAGAGCAGTGACTCTTTGAAAACGATCACTAACCAGCTAGAGCAACATTACAGGCCCTCTAGTTATGAGTCTAAGAAAG ATCCCACTGACGTCTGCACAGTAGGAGTACAACCATACCTATAG